A segment of the Mercurialis annua linkage group LG4, ddMerAnnu1.2, whole genome shotgun sequence genome:
ACAAAGCTAAACTAAGTCATTCTTTTCTATCTATCTACAACTTGATATATGATATTGTTATGTTCATCGTAGATCTTagcataattatataaaatgtgatGTCAGCTCGAAGTCAACTATATGTAAATTTGATAGCTCGAAGTCAACTATATGTAAACTTGATATCTGCCTcatataacatcaaattaacTTGTAACAAAGCAACACCCTTAATTTGAGCTACGTACACGTGCTACACAAAATAAACTATTTGCTCTGTCTCTAATCAGACTCATATCCAAATATTATACAAATTTCTGGCTAAATAATTGTGTAGATTCAAGTAACCATTCCAAAATTTTATAGCGATACACAACCTCACTCTACAATCGCATGCTAATACTCGACATCACATTATAGTCGTCGTTTCCACTATACACCAAAAGCCAATttcttgaaaaatcataaaacctTGATCATATCCATTAAACTTCTACTCTAATTTTCCTGGGAACTAATGCATAACAATGATGGCATTAGAAACAAGTTTTAGTATAAATAATTCAAATCAGTAAATTAACGGCTTGTAAAGCAGCTATATTagcataattttaaaatgttatgcagtaaaaaaaaagttgtaCGAAGTGATTAAATTTTGGCCGGTTCGACCATCGTCCTTAGTCAACTGCAATACTCCAACTGTCCTCAAATCAACTCATTTTGCAGATTTCAAAATTCTCaaacaaattttgaaaaaatgattttgaaattataataaatgtatcTATCtagtttatgaattaaaattgacgcaaaatcaaaaaaatatttatatcaacaatcgagtttataattttaattttactttttcaatttcaatttgacAAAATTGGTAGTTTTTTTCCCACTTAAATCAGTTAATCTTAAGGATTCGCGATCTACAAAAGCTAGCTATTGAATAATTCCATGAATCTCTACGAATTTTGAACtgtaaaaacttaaaatttcaatttcttaTTTACCTTGTTGTTCTTGATGATTTGATGCTTGATTTCTTTATAATTGAAGGCTATATGTAGTCATCTGATGATTAATGGCTGATGTGTTGATTTTAAGAAAATTTCGTGCTCTCAGAGCTGCAATGGAGTGATTTTTGTTTGAGATTAAGGTTAGAAGATGAGTTTTGGAAGCTTAGAAGGAAAATGTCTCTTTGTGCGTCATTTCATTAAAGAAGGGCAAGATTGTcctattaaaattctaaatcaGCTTATTTGAAATTTGAggtacatttgtaaacttttttctCTCTTTGGGAGATTTCTGCAGATTTTCAATTTGTgagatataaatgaaaattaattgccctttttagatatttctGAACTTAGCCCATAATTCTATTGAACTGGACCGGACTGTAAAAGTGGGAATAATTAGGCCTTTGGTGgtgctgggcctaatttcctctaTATCTTTTAGGgaagattaggataatactctattttttaaaataatttgatttcttacctcaataaggaaaagataaagaaaatacctcatcattttaatgcttttatttttttactctaaagcatgtttatattataattatacctcattttctttaattttttactcttaGCATATAATAGCTGTCATTTTTATATGactctcttttttatttctctctcctctctcctctctcctcttcttcttcttcttcttcttcttcttcgtcaatttttttcttcttctttatttcttctcttctccattttctttctttcttcttcgttctttcatcgctccgccgccgtttctccatCGCTCCACCATCACTGcattgttttttcatattttattttagcaaacttttctttaattcatgtgattattgcgatttttataacattcagatctaaataaattactcttgattttttttttcaagtttagatataaaaatctgcatgaaaaacgatgttatgatgaaaaaaaacgACTTTCtacacaaaaaacgattttctgcaaaaaaaacagcatctgattatcatatgattatcataacactgcagaaaaaatgattttttataaaaaaaaaacagtctctgattatcatatgagtatcactgtattatcatgttgttatcataacactgtataaaaaaatattttctacaaaagaaaaattgattttcatgttgttatcactgtattatcatctcgttatcataatataatcatatgataccgagatgataatgtattattgtacctaaatgataatgttatgacaacgacataataataaaattatgataacaatatgataatatgatacctatatgaaaagaattacataaaaattataataacgagatgataatgtgaagaaaatagtatgataatgaagtataataaggtcgtattatcatactattatcttcaccttatcaccttattatcattaattttttgtaattgtttgtcatacatgtatcatattatcatactattatcttcacattatcatctcgttatcattaattcttttgtaattacttttttcatacatgtatcatattatcatactattatctttacattatcatcttattatcataatttttctgtaatctttttacatataggtatcatattatcatactattatcataattttattattttattatcatctggttatcatactggtgtcatgaatcttttgtaattttattttcacgtacgttatcatccagttatcataaccttatcataattcattatcatctaattatcatactctagtgttatgataacgacatgataatcagacactattttatcatacattatcatagatattatcatatatgtaccataaatattatcatctcgttatcatatgagaaaacattatcatatgacactatttctgTAAATTTTTTCCATGTAAggatcatattatcatactgttataagcttatcattatattatcataaaaacattatcatactattatcattatcgtacatttggattatcataaccttatcataatcatataatgttatgataacgatatgttAATACAGTgttaatcatatgataatcagacactgttttttagtaaaaaatcaattttctcagcagtgttatgatacttatatgataatgcagtgatgatacttatatgataatcagaagctgttttttttgcagaaaatcattttttgtgcagaaaatcgtttttaatacagatttttagatttagaattggaaaaattcaaagagtaatttatttagatctgaaagttgaaagaaatcgtattaatcaccacgagttgaggaaaatcgctaaaatcaaatatgaaaaacggcGGAGCGACGGCGGGATGATGGCGGAACGACGACGGAGCGATGAATtaacgatgaagaagaagagaataaaaatgaacaagaaataaagaaaaaaaagaagaagaagaagaaaatgaagaaaaagaatggcggaaaaaagaacagagaagaagaagaaagccatggagaagaaagagaaaaagagagagagaaaaataggAAAAAAGTGACAGTTGTCACTTATGAATCACCAATAATatagttagagtaaaataataataaagagtaggtataattataatataaataggtgtcagagtacaaaaataaatatattaagatAGTGagatattttctctatcttttatttgttgaggtaggaaatcatattattttcaaaaagagagtatttttcctaattttctctatcttttacCCAATTTTAATTACATCacacaaaatataaatattaaaatcaccaaagaaaatttttgaaattgattttaaagattattttaactgtttttcacaaattcaaataattgaatcctataaaaattagaaagaaatcaAGCATTTTCTCACAAATTCAAACAATATATCATAGcaagaaataaattcaaacaaaatatTAACCTGCTTTTCATAAAAagcattaaaattttaagtcttcggtcggttcggttaaagtgtacattttaaattgttaaccgaaccaaaaatttatattcttttaacTGAACCGACCGAATGGAAATTTATcaccaaaccaaaccgaccgaaatTCACCGGTTCGGACGGTTTTTTCAAAACTTTACTCACCCCTAGTTTAATAGGATCAAACTAGCTAAGTCGACAAATTCAGAGGGCTAAAAACGCATTTTGTTGAGGAAACAAGCAAGAACACCAAGTGAGGTTTTGGCAAAGAAGAAGTCGAGCGAGACCCAGAAATCCCTCTGTTGCGGCATTTATTTTTACTCTGATTCAGGTAATTTTGACTCTTATTACTCTTTGTATCTGGAAGTTCAATTTTAAACCCTGCAAAAACAGATATAATCAGTGCTTTAGTCAATAGGGTTTTTGGTGAAGTTAAATGTGAATCAATGAGTATTTTACCCTGCACCATTGGTGTTCATATGTATTTATAGGCAACTATTGGAGTAGTGGTTGGCCGGTTAGTGCCTCGTGTTCAGCGTTATCCGCTGCTAGGGGCGCATCTATCCACTTCCTGAACTCGGGATGGGGATCGTGGGATTAACTCTCTGATAATGATCCGTGTGTGGAACGGCGAGCTAGGCAGTTCCGTAGTCTGAGATCGCCTATCTCGCTTTGGAGTTCGGTTATATAGGAGATCTGTAACACTTATTATTTCCTTAACATGTGATTCTCCATGGCTAAATTTTAATGGAAATACCATTTGAACTTCTTAAACATTTGAAATCTTTCTAATTTGTATCTAAAAAGTTCATGAATTTTAGAAGAGATGACATTAAAACTCGTGTTGTTACATTGCGCTAACAAGGTGATAGGTTGCATATGTGGCAACTAGCGCTTTGCTTCGTCTTACCTGACATGTTGAAAATGGAAATGTAGACATGTTCTGCCATATAGGTGTGTCACTCTAAGGGTATTTGATGACACCATTTGCAATTCATACATCTCTATTTCTGTCTTTCACCTATTTTAGTGAATTTAGTCAATGTATGTTAATAATGCATTCTTCTTAAATGATATCGAGATATACAAATTGTAGGAATGTCACTGAGCTAATTCGCAAGAAGAGTTACGGAATGCTGAACAATCAAAGAGTTCTGTAAACAGTTAACAGTCACAGCCTGACTTTGATGTTAgacatttttttttgaactgTTTCAGAAGAAGAGTCATAAATAAATGGGATCAAAATTGCAAATAGAAGCAGATGATTCAGTGCTTTTGCGTGTTACTCACTCTAATCTCAAGAGTTTCTCTGCTGATGTTCGCTTCTCCCTTCAGGTTTTGCTTTCTCGCAcccacaatttttatttattttttgtacttTATTGTTGTGGATAGGTTTATTCTCATTCTTTTCCTGTACAAATTTTACAGTCTACGGTGGAATCTGTGAAAGATAAACTATGGAAAAAATGTGGCACATCAGTTAATTCAATGTCTTTAGAGCTTTATGATGATACCAAATCcaaaatttgtgatttaagtgATGATTCAAGACATCTTGGTTTTTATTCTCCTCTTGATGGGTTTGTTTCTCTCTTTTCGAaagtttttatctttttatttttttggtttgttgGATTCTTTTACTTTCTTTGTTTATTGAATTTCGTTGcgtttttttgtttgaattgaaACATAAGGTATCGGATACATGTGATAGATCTTGATCCTTCATCAGTGACCTCAGGTGGGTGGCTTGAAGATACTTCATTAGTTGAGAAATATACTATATCCGACGAGGCCTATGCGAAACGAGATGGTGAGTTTTTGTGAATTTTATTATCATGAGTTGGTTCAAAGTTTGTTTCTTT
Coding sequences within it:
- the LOC126677561 gene encoding tubulin-folding cofactor B, translated to MGSKLQIEADDSVLLRVTHSNLKSFSADVRFSLQSTVESVKDKLWKKCGTSVNSMSLELYDDTKSKICDLSDDSRHLGFYSPLDGYRIHVIDLDPSSVTSGGWLEDTSLVEKYTISDEAYAKRDGTYRKFKEKFVSQNPSAFQPKIADNFMEDLCANIKVGDRCEVEPGGKRGVVKFVGRAESLAPGFWVGVQYDEPLGKHDGLVKGVRYFDCPALHGGIVRPDKVKVGDYPERDPFEDEEI